The Nyctibius grandis isolate bNycGra1 chromosome 23, bNycGra1.pri, whole genome shotgun sequence genome contains a region encoding:
- the LOC137673019 gene encoding cytokine SCM-1 beta-like yields MTIYKLCERGLTIAAFFSASTKKPPAMKLHAAAVLVIFCLGIFTVHTVKGSIGSQSMRRLSCVSLSTKQLNIRNLVSYERQQIPVNAIMFITTKGIKICVSPDQKWVQTAIKKIDQKNTTKGR; encoded by the exons ATGACAATATATAAGCTCTGTGAAAGAGGGCTGACAATAGCCGCTTTCTTCTCTGCCTCGACAAAGAAGCCACCAGCAATGAAACTCCACGCTGCAGCTGTTCTCGTCATCTTCTGCCTTGGCATCTTCACTGTGCACACGGTAAAAG gGAGCATTGGAAGTCAGTCCATGCGCAGATTAAGTTGTGTAAGTCTGTCTACAAAGCAACTGAACATCCGAAACCTTGTCAGTTATGAAAGGCAACAAATTCCAGTAAATGCTATCAT GTTTATCACCACAAAAGGTATCAAGATCTGTGTAAGCCCTGATCAGAAATGGGTGCAGACTGCTATAAAGAAAATAGACCAAAAAAATACCACCAAAGGCAGATAA